The Fictibacillus phosphorivorans genomic sequence ATTAAATGTATTTCCTACGTATAAATTCGGGGATATGGCCCGAAAGTTTCTACCAGACTGCCGTAAATGGTCTGACTACGAAGGATTTTTGAAACATGGCGCACATGCTCTCTTTGCATAGGCCTCGTTTCATTAACTCTTACGTATTCAGACCCAAGGGCTTGTCCCTTGGGTCTTTTTGTTAGTTATTTTCTATAGATTGCTGCTAGTCGCTGAATTTCATCTTTGAAAGTTGATTGTAGTGCAAGGTGCGAGACTCCTGCGGGACAGGCGTGCAGGTGAGACACTTATACGTGAAACGTACGAATGTGGCTCACCGCTTGCCCCGCGGAAAGCGAGCACCTGAAACGGAAATCAACCTCATCCAAAAGCGACTTGAAATAGCTATCGTTTTTATACGTAGACAGGGTATAGGGGGATATATAGATGGAAAAGTATTTTGGTTTCAAGGAGTTCAACACTTCTTACAAAAAAGAAGCAACAGCGGGATTAACAACATTCCTTGCGATGGCTTACATTTTATTCGTTAACCCATCCGTACTAGGCGATGCGGGCATGGATAAAGGTGCCGTGTTCACGGCAACTGCACTTGCAGCGGCGCTTGGAACTCTTTTCATGGGGATCGTAGCGAAGTATCCGATCGCACTTGCTCCAGGTATGGGACTTAACGCATTCTTCGCTTACTCAGTAGTCTTGGTCATGGATATCCCGTGGCAAACAGCACTTGCTGGCGTATTGATGTCTGGAATTATCTTTATTTTTATTACATTATTTAAAATTCGCGAAACGATCATAAACGCAATCCCGGAAGATCTTAAATTTGCTGCAGCGTCCGGTATCGGACTGTTCATAGCATTCATCGGATTGAAAAACGCAGGAATCGTCGCGCCAAGTAAAGCAACACTGGTTTCTCTTGGTGACTTAACACAAGGTCCAACACTTCTTGCCATCTTTGGTTTCATCATTACAATTTTAATGATGATCCGAAACGTTCGTGGAGGAATCTTCTACGGAATGGTAATCACAGCTGTAGTTGGTATCTTTGCTGGTTTGATCAATAAGCCAGATCAAATCGTAGGAGCAATTCCGAGTCTTGCACCAACATTTGGACAAGCTTTCTCTCACTTTGATCAAATTTTCACCATAGATATGATGATCGTTGTTCTAACGTTCTTTATCGTTGATTTCTTTGATACTGCAGGAACATTGATGGCAGTTGCATCACAAGCAGGAATCATGAAAGACAACAAGCTGCCTCGTGCAGGTAAAGCTTTGCTCGCCGATTCATCAGCGATCGCAGTTGGTGCGATCCTTGGAACATCTTCAACAACAGCATACATTGAATCAGCTTCCGGTGTAGCAGCGGGTGGACGTACAGGATTCACATCCGTTGTAACAGGTGGGTTGTTCTTATTAGCTCTTTTCTTCTCACCATTATTAGTTGTCGTAACACCATCTGTAACAGCACCAGCGCTTATTATCGTCGGTGTACTAATGGTATCTGTATTAAGTAAAATCAAGTGGGACCGTTTAGAAATCGCAGTACCAGCATTCTTAACGCTGATCGCAATGCCGCTCACATACAGCATCGCAACAGGGATCGCACTAGGATTCGTTATGTACCCACTAACAATGACAGTAAAAGGACGTTTCAAAGAAGTTCACCCGATCATGTGGGTTCTCTTCATCGTCTTCATCAGCTATTTCGTATTCTTAGTTGAATAGTGAAAAACTTTCGTAGGAATGTCCATTTTTGGGCATTCCTTTTTTGTATGGGCAGGAAAACATATAAAAAAGATAGCCGATAACTTTAAGGAAGAGAGATGCAAAAAATAAGTTTCTTCATTATAATAGTGTGCAGGATGAAGATTAAGGGAGAAGTGGGAAATGGAAGCAATGTGGACTGTTTGGTTTTTTGTAGTAGGAGCAGTATTAGCCTCGTTCGGCGGAGTGATCGGCTATCGTCTGCCAAAGGGAATGAAGGTAATAGGTGTAGAACGTTCACAATGTGACCATT encodes the following:
- a CDS encoding NCS2 family permease, with the translated sequence MEKYFGFKEFNTSYKKEATAGLTTFLAMAYILFVNPSVLGDAGMDKGAVFTATALAAALGTLFMGIVAKYPIALAPGMGLNAFFAYSVVLVMDIPWQTALAGVLMSGIIFIFITLFKIRETIINAIPEDLKFAAASGIGLFIAFIGLKNAGIVAPSKATLVSLGDLTQGPTLLAIFGFIITILMMIRNVRGGIFYGMVITAVVGIFAGLINKPDQIVGAIPSLAPTFGQAFSHFDQIFTIDMMIVVLTFFIVDFFDTAGTLMAVASQAGIMKDNKLPRAGKALLADSSAIAVGAILGTSSTTAYIESASGVAAGGRTGFTSVVTGGLFLLALFFSPLLVVVTPSVTAPALIIVGVLMVSVLSKIKWDRLEIAVPAFLTLIAMPLTYSIATGIALGFVMYPLTMTVKGRFKEVHPIMWVLFIVFISYFVFLVE